From the Flavobacterium galactosidilyticum genome, one window contains:
- a CDS encoding mevalonate kinase family protein, with product MKEIISLAPGRTCLFGDHQDYLGLPVIACAISRNIKLTAVENNTGAFKLNMVDINQVRIIDINQTFTELTPRDYFASSLRVLRRHGCIPNVGYDITVTGNIPINSGTSSSSALLLAWINFLVNAYGVDEEITPEFISRMGYLSEVVEHGEPGGMMDHYSIGVGNIVHIDTRDPFSFSVIGTELGGLITGVSGVPKETIGLIGDLKGNALLAITTIKKHFPHFDLNTAEIEDLYKYVNYLPDRLIPFFEAAIKNHHYTKMALIEFQKPNLDLKKIGALMNQHHAVLRDLLKITVPRIDDMIDAALKAGAYGAKIVGSGGGGSIVVLAEPGNEAPVVEAILAAGAVAAYPVTVDPGSRIQ from the coding sequence GTGAAAGAAATCATATCATTAGCACCGGGCAGAACCTGTCTTTTTGGTGACCACCAAGATTATCTTGGACTACCTGTAATTGCCTGCGCAATCAGCAGAAATATAAAATTGACAGCTGTAGAAAATAATACTGGCGCATTCAAACTAAATATGGTCGATATTAATCAAGTTAGAATCATAGATATCAATCAAACATTTACAGAATTAACACCGAGAGACTATTTTGCCTCTTCATTGCGAGTTTTAAGAAGACATGGTTGCATTCCAAATGTGGGTTATGATATTACTGTAACAGGAAATATTCCTATTAATTCCGGCACTTCAAGTTCTTCTGCACTATTGCTAGCTTGGATTAATTTTCTAGTTAACGCCTATGGTGTCGATGAAGAAATCACTCCTGAATTCATTTCAAGAATGGGTTATCTATCAGAAGTTGTTGAACATGGAGAACCAGGAGGAATGATGGATCATTACAGCATTGGTGTGGGTAATATTGTGCATATCGACACTCGTGATCCGTTTTCATTTTCAGTAATAGGAACAGAATTAGGTGGACTTATAACTGGTGTTTCGGGTGTACCCAAAGAAACTATCGGCTTGATTGGTGATTTAAAAGGGAATGCTCTGTTAGCAATTACTACAATAAAAAAACATTTTCCACATTTTGACTTGAATACTGCGGAAATAGAGGATTTATATAAATACGTGAATTATCTTCCAGATCGCTTGATTCCATTCTTTGAAGCTGCTATAAAGAATCACCATTACACTAAAATGGCTTTGATTGAATTTCAAAAACCAAATTTAGATTTAAAAAAGATTGGAGCATTGATGAACCAACATCACGCTGTATTACGCGATCTTTTGAAAATTACCGTTCCAAGAATCGACGATATGATCGATGCTGCCCTTAAAGCGGGAGCTTATGGTGCTAAAATTGTTGGTTCTGGAGGTGGTGGTAGCATTGTGGTACTAGCTGAACCAGGAAATGAAGCTCCGGTAGTGGAGGCTATTCTTGCCGCAGGTGCAGTTGCTGCCTATCCAGTAACAGTTGATCCAGGATCAAGAATTCAATAA
- a CDS encoding LamG-like jellyroll fold domain-containing protein — protein MHKITLRNKKINGLLLLLLILIFPILKITAQSVTTPQVDFSQRSSTATPEKKIYNIKGDFTLLGNTNLTLLSYGDKKNNEGNEMIYVDIDEESTTLNSSMATLELSNAGENDTNQSCSKVLFAGLYWTGKSDDTKEIFSVTKNSVTKTYNKNRVSLKGPGAINYTEITATTNSNTTAIRFPGVAQSGIFVGYQEVTDYVKLHGPGKYTVADIALKEGTNSNPGYSGGWVMIVIYENPAMKPRAVTLFDGYAYVNGQKTNGGEYGNIPISGFTTVGSGPVNMKLGVMAAEGDVGTASGRTDYLSVLKLNSDSNSYPGNYQILNHTGNLTGNFFNSSIFPKPVTGMSNPILNNNTGVDFSMFTMPNPGNSVIDNNQTSTNFRFGSNYDVYTIFGFAMSVDAYIPEPQGIIKINSIGGTASPSPLAASPGDDIEYQIDIRNRGSESTKNSIITIPIPFSTLYTIESIVTTIIDNSFLPTNAPVFDSNSNSIIWNIGNIPLANPNTLLASLVFKVKLTTDCATLFNAGCNSNISLTGTISGAGAVSNNPFTIPISQGIDPNSSCGGLIDKPILVNFNSSNSPCFASLAGADTSSSMCGLSSVVLNATAGTQGTWSIFNGPTGGGEVFSNKNSPTTEFSTPNAGIYTLRWTIPYGNGTCTPIFDDVQVSTALCNKLDFDGIDDNVNFGNNYNFDSGSFSIEVWVKPSVSNGNIQTIFSKRSSVALEDGYDLRIVNNILSFNWNKGNSITSKFPISTGRWYHIAVTFNGTAYNLFIDGIKVENAVSGYNPIANNNTKSILGAMIQNTSYPYLPTNFFNGWMQELRIWNVALTESQMHQMMNQKIKNNESSVLGLTVPQIILGINWGNLEGYYQMVQSSDIVNGHLIDKSTNSRDGKLTGITTAQPETAPLPYTTLTDNVWENNATWSHGDIWNIPNSLGVDVKTYIDWNIVKTNHNIISTGNKTVLGLLVENNTVTATNDTKIEVSHYLKLDGKIDLQGMSQLLQTTDSELDPTSKGSIERDQQGQSNKFNYNYWSSPVSKINSNANNQAFTLKELLHDGTDPANPKSINWIEGYDGSSTANQISLARYWVYKFDNLPSVYANWTRIGENGSLDVGKGFTLKGSGTSTSTQNYTFVGKPNNGTISNTVNHDQLLLTGNPYPSSLDANKFINDNISSIKNSDANPAIDGGLYFWEHYTSNNTHILRDYQGGYAIRNLSGGLPPSSVGIDFISGAGTTLRLAPKQFIPVGQGFFVIGKNVSSAAVTFNNSQRAFIKENDTPNSQVMYKVKPKNNNQKQTIYRDNSNDVVEKDTHKRIRLGFNYHTKTYHRQVLIAFMDEQANSEMNDGYDAYNIDNSPSDMYLLNGENELAIQGEGYFDKNASFPIGVRIETAGKVSFGVDALENFDTNQSVYIYDAETDIHHPINDALFEIELTEGIVNDRFSLRFTVKTLGIKNATFENAIAIHYTQSSKILTIANNMKDNTVETASLFDIQGKAIANWKVTDKEQTNIKIQVQSMTSGVYIVKLKTTKGNISKKIIVR, from the coding sequence ATGCATAAAATTACTTTACGGAATAAAAAGATAAATGGATTACTATTATTATTACTGATTTTAATTTTCCCTATCCTTAAAATCACTGCACAAAGCGTAACAACCCCACAAGTTGATTTTTCTCAAAGATCTTCAACTGCTACTCCTGAAAAAAAAATTTATAATATTAAAGGAGATTTTACGCTGTTGGGAAATACTAATTTGACACTTTTATCTTATGGCGACAAAAAAAATAATGAAGGTAACGAGATGATATATGTCGATATCGACGAAGAATCAACTACTTTAAACTCTTCGATGGCAACATTGGAACTTTCTAATGCAGGTGAAAATGATACGAATCAGAGTTGCTCAAAAGTTTTATTTGCAGGACTTTATTGGACAGGAAAATCAGATGATACCAAAGAAATTTTTTCAGTTACCAAAAATTCCGTTACCAAAACATATAATAAAAATCGTGTTTCGTTAAAAGGTCCAGGTGCTATTAACTACACTGAAATCACAGCGACAACAAACTCTAACACAACTGCAATCCGTTTTCCTGGAGTTGCTCAAAGTGGTATTTTTGTAGGATATCAGGAAGTTACTGATTATGTAAAATTACATGGTCCAGGTAAATATACTGTAGCAGACATAGCATTGAAAGAAGGAACTAATAGTAATCCAGGGTATTCTGGAGGATGGGTAATGATAGTAATTTATGAAAATCCAGCAATGAAACCTCGCGCAGTAACACTTTTTGATGGTTATGCTTATGTAAACGGTCAAAAAACTAATGGTGGTGAATATGGAAACATTCCTATTTCAGGTTTTACAACAGTAGGCTCAGGTCCTGTAAATATGAAACTAGGAGTGATGGCAGCTGAAGGAGATGTGGGTACTGCATCAGGTAGAACCGATTATTTATCTGTACTAAAGCTCAATAGCGATTCAAATAGTTATCCTGGAAACTACCAAATACTAAATCATACAGGTAATTTAACTGGTAACTTTTTTAATTCATCGATTTTTCCAAAGCCAGTTACAGGTATGAGTAATCCGATTTTAAATAATAATACTGGAGTCGATTTTAGCATGTTTACAATGCCTAATCCAGGAAACTCAGTAATTGATAACAATCAAACCTCTACAAATTTTAGATTTGGATCAAATTATGATGTATATACTATTTTTGGTTTTGCTATGTCGGTGGATGCATATATACCCGAACCACAAGGAATAATAAAGATCAATTCAATAGGAGGAACCGCATCACCTTCTCCGCTTGCTGCTTCACCCGGAGATGATATTGAATATCAAATTGATATTAGAAATAGAGGGTCTGAGTCAACTAAAAATTCAATTATCACCATTCCAATACCATTTTCTACTCTATATACAATAGAAAGTATTGTTACTACCATCATTGACAACTCATTTTTACCTACTAATGCCCCTGTATTTGATAGTAATTCTAATTCAATAATATGGAATATTGGAAACATACCGCTAGCAAACCCCAACACGTTACTAGCGAGCTTAGTTTTTAAAGTAAAATTAACAACTGATTGCGCTACATTATTTAATGCCGGTTGTAATTCTAACATATCGCTAACCGGTACTATTTCTGGTGCTGGAGCTGTATCTAATAACCCCTTTACCATTCCAATTTCACAAGGTATTGATCCTAATTCAAGTTGTGGTGGTTTAATTGATAAACCTATTCTGGTGAACTTTAATAGTTCAAATAGCCCTTGCTTTGCTTCTTTAGCTGGTGCTGATACATCATCTTCAATGTGTGGTTTATCTTCAGTAGTTCTTAATGCAACAGCAGGAACTCAAGGCACTTGGTCAATATTTAATGGCCCAACAGGAGGTGGAGAAGTGTTTTCAAACAAAAATAGTCCAACCACTGAATTCTCAACTCCCAATGCAGGTATTTATACTTTGCGTTGGACAATTCCCTATGGCAATGGCACATGCACTCCAATATTTGATGACGTACAAGTTAGTACTGCTTTATGTAATAAATTAGATTTCGACGGAATTGACGACAATGTTAATTTTGGCAATAATTACAATTTTGATAGTGGTTCATTTAGCATTGAAGTGTGGGTTAAACCTTCAGTTTCGAATGGAAATATTCAAACTATTTTTTCTAAAAGAAGCTCAGTGGCTTTAGAAGATGGTTATGATTTAAGAATAGTAAACAATATCCTTTCATTTAATTGGAATAAAGGAAATTCAATAACTTCAAAATTTCCTATTAGTACTGGACGTTGGTATCATATAGCAGTGACATTTAATGGAACTGCCTATAATTTATTTATCGACGGGATTAAAGTAGAAAATGCAGTGTCTGGTTACAATCCAATTGCAAACAATAATACAAAATCTATATTAGGAGCCATGATTCAAAACACTTCTTATCCTTATCTCCCAACTAATTTTTTTAATGGATGGATGCAAGAACTACGAATTTGGAATGTTGCTTTGACAGAATCACAGATGCATCAGATGATGAATCAAAAAATTAAAAATAATGAATCTAGTGTTTTAGGTTTAACAGTACCACAAATTATTCTAGGGATAAACTGGGGAAATTTAGAAGGATATTACCAGATGGTTCAATCTAGTGATATTGTAAATGGTCATTTGATAGATAAAAGTACTAATTCACGCGATGGTAAATTAACAGGTATTACTACTGCCCAACCTGAAACAGCTCCATTACCTTATACTACATTAACAGATAATGTATGGGAAAATAATGCAACTTGGTCTCATGGAGATATTTGGAACATACCAAATTCATTAGGAGTAGACGTTAAAACTTACATTGATTGGAACATTGTAAAAACAAATCATAATATAATCTCAACAGGAAACAAAACAGTTCTAGGATTACTTGTTGAAAATAATACAGTAACCGCTACTAATGATACTAAAATTGAAGTTTCTCATTATTTAAAACTAGACGGAAAAATAGATTTGCAAGGCATGTCACAATTACTACAAACCACTGATAGTGAGCTAGACCCAACAAGCAAAGGTTCAATTGAAAGAGACCAGCAAGGACAATCCAATAAGTTCAATTACAATTACTGGAGTTCACCGGTTAGTAAAATTAATTCTAATGCAAATAATCAAGCTTTTACCTTAAAAGAATTGCTACATGACGGAACTGATCCTGCTAATCCTAAATCTATAAATTGGATAGAAGGCTATGATGGATCATCAACAGCAAACCAAATAAGTTTAGCGCGATATTGGGTTTATAAATTTGATAATTTACCGAGTGTTTATGCCAATTGGACTAGAATAGGAGAAAATGGTTCATTAGACGTAGGAAAAGGTTTTACGTTAAAAGGAAGTGGTACTAGTACTTCAACTCAAAACTACACTTTCGTTGGAAAACCAAATAATGGTACTATAAGCAACACTGTTAATCATGATCAATTATTATTAACAGGTAACCCCTATCCGTCTTCACTAGATGCTAATAAATTTATAAATGATAACATTAGCTCAATAAAAAACTCTGATGCAAATCCTGCTATCGATGGCGGACTCTATTTCTGGGAACACTACACTAGTAACAATACCCACATCCTACGAGATTATCAAGGTGGTTATGCCATCCGAAATTTATCGGGAGGATTACCCCCAAGTTCAGTTGGAATAGATTTTATTAGTGGTGCTGGTACAACATTAAGACTTGCCCCAAAACAATTTATCCCAGTAGGACAAGGATTTTTTGTGATTGGTAAAAACGTATCTAGTGCTGCAGTTACTTTTAATAATAGTCAAAGAGCTTTTATAAAAGAAAACGACACACCAAATTCGCAAGTGATGTACAAAGTAAAACCAAAAAACAACAATCAAAAACAGACAATATATAGAGACAATTCCAATGATGTTGTTGAAAAAGACACACACAAAAGAATTCGTTTAGGTTTTAATTATCATACCAAAACCTACCATAGACAAGTTTTAATAGCCTTTATGGATGAGCAAGCGAATAGCGAAATGAATGATGGTTACGATGCTTATAATATAGACAACTCACCAAGTGATATGTACTTATTGAATGGTGAAAATGAATTAGCCATACAAGGAGAAGGGTATTTTGATAAAAATGCCTCCTTCCCTATTGGCGTTCGAATAGAAACAGCCGGTAAAGTGTCTTTTGGAGTCGATGCTTTGGAAAATTTTGATACCAACCAATCAGTCTATATTTATGATGCTGAAACCGATATACACCACCCCATCAACGACGCTTTGTTTGAAATAGAACTTACAGAAGGAATTGTAAATGATCGGTTCTCCTTGCGTTTTACTGTTAAAACTCTTGGTATTAAAAATGCCACTTTTGAAAATGCAATTGCTATACATTACACGCAATCCAGCAAAATTTTGACTATTGCAAATAACATGAAAGACAACACAGTTGAAACAGCATCTCTTTTTGACATACAAGGAAAAGCAATTGCTAACTGGAAAGTGACCGATAAGGAACAAACAAACATTAAAATTCAAGTTCAAAGTATGACTTCAGGCGTGTATATTGTAAAACTAAAAACTACCAAAGGAAACATCAGTAAGAAAATTATCGTTAGATAA
- a CDS encoding sugar MFS transporter codes for MSQNNSAAEKHQGSVLIPMIILTTLFFILGFVTWLNGPLIPFFELACELTESQAYFVAFAFYIAYFVMAIPSSWVIEKVGYKNGVSIGLIVIALGAFMFYPAAETRTFLFFLIALFVMGTGLAILQTAANPYVVVIGPRESAAARISVLGLANKFAGFIAPLALTALVLSNMKDYTADKIALLDSAAKAQALDSLALQLQTPYIYMGIVILILAVIIRMSPLPEINLDEDGNVSNQGIFKQMANALKFPQLVLGVITLILYVAAEVIAGDTIGKFGKQLGVYGENGDLYLKLTSFTMVAMVIGYLLGVSLIPKYVSQVTALKASGILGIILVFLIVYVDASVMVQLPLLPVMPLVIILVALLGLANALCWPAIWPLALQDLGGYTKIAGAILVMGIIGGAVFPLVYGYLAEVINLSNEAQGITPTAKSGNQIAYLMLLPAYLMILFFAIKGHKYRSWSRK; via the coding sequence ATGTCCCAAAATAACAGTGCTGCAGAAAAACACCAAGGCAGCGTATTGATTCCAATGATTATATTAACTACGTTATTTTTCATTTTAGGTTTTGTAACATGGTTGAATGGTCCGCTAATCCCATTTTTTGAATTAGCTTGTGAATTAACAGAATCTCAAGCCTACTTTGTAGCTTTTGCTTTTTACATTGCTTATTTTGTGATGGCTATACCTTCCTCATGGGTAATAGAGAAAGTTGGTTATAAAAATGGTGTATCAATTGGATTAATTGTAATTGCATTAGGTGCTTTTATGTTTTATCCCGCCGCAGAAACTAGAACTTTTCTATTTTTCCTAATTGCCTTATTTGTTATGGGAACTGGATTAGCAATTTTGCAAACAGCTGCAAATCCTTACGTTGTGGTTATTGGACCTAGAGAAAGTGCTGCTGCAAGAATCAGTGTATTAGGTCTTGCAAATAAGTTTGCAGGTTTTATAGCTCCATTAGCATTAACTGCTTTGGTATTATCAAACATGAAAGATTATACTGCTGATAAAATTGCACTACTTGATAGCGCTGCTAAAGCGCAAGCATTAGATTCACTGGCACTACAATTACAAACACCCTATATTTACATGGGGATTGTGATCCTTATACTTGCAGTTATTATCAGAATGTCACCATTACCGGAGATCAACCTAGATGAAGATGGAAATGTTTCTAATCAGGGGATTTTCAAGCAAATGGCTAATGCCCTGAAATTTCCTCAATTAGTTCTAGGAGTTATTACATTAATACTATACGTTGCTGCTGAAGTTATCGCAGGGGATACAATAGGAAAGTTCGGAAAACAACTAGGCGTTTACGGTGAGAATGGCGATTTATATTTAAAATTAACCTCATTTACTATGGTAGCCATGGTTATAGGCTATTTATTAGGGGTTTCACTTATACCTAAATATGTGTCGCAAGTAACTGCACTAAAAGCTTCTGGTATTCTGGGGATAATCTTAGTATTTTTAATCGTGTACGTTGATGCTTCAGTTATGGTGCAGTTACCATTACTACCAGTTATGCCATTAGTAATTATTTTAGTAGCTTTGCTTGGACTTGCAAATGCACTTTGCTGGCCCGCTATTTGGCCTTTAGCACTTCAGGATCTTGGTGGTTACACTAAAATAGCAGGAGCAATTCTAGTTATGGGTATCATTGGAGGTGCTGTTTTTCCATTAGTATATGGATATTTAGCTGAAGTTATTAATTTATCTAATGAAGCTCAAGGAATTACTCCAACTGCAAAAAGCGGAAACCAAATTGCGTATTTAATGCTTTTGCCAGCCTATTTAATGATACTGTTTTTTGCTATAAAAGGGCACAAGTATAGAAGTTGGTCAAGGAAATAA
- a CDS encoding sugar phosphate nucleotidyltransferase — protein sequence MHDNLVILAGGASSRMKKQVGLDNLSAEEIAQANERSKGLIGVGPNGRPLLDYLLLNAKRAGYKNIYIIIGEQGDLFKEFYGSQDKNNDFHGLNISFATQYIPAGRVKPFGTADALFQAVEQYPELNTESYSVCNSDNLYSTAALLALRETDSLSAFISYDRDAMEFPLERISRFAIAKLNENNNLLDILEKPSADVLEEYKDSEGKLRVSMNAFKFKGNLLYPYLKNCPVHPERDEKELPTVLLNSLIDHPNSALGIPFSEHVPDLTAKEDIAEVKEYLKKHYPTLDWEN from the coding sequence ATGCATGACAATTTAGTAATTTTAGCGGGTGGCGCCTCTTCAAGAATGAAAAAACAAGTTGGATTAGACAACTTAAGCGCAGAAGAAATCGCACAAGCTAACGAAAGAAGTAAAGGACTGATTGGAGTTGGTCCTAATGGAAGACCATTATTAGATTATCTTTTATTAAATGCAAAAAGGGCAGGATACAAAAACATCTACATTATCATAGGGGAACAAGGAGATTTATTTAAAGAATTTTACGGAAGTCAGGATAAAAATAACGATTTTCACGGTTTGAACATCTCATTTGCCACGCAATATATTCCAGCAGGAAGAGTAAAACCTTTTGGAACTGCCGATGCTTTATTTCAAGCGGTTGAACAATATCCAGAATTAAATACTGAATCTTACTCTGTTTGTAATAGTGATAATCTATACTCTACTGCTGCCTTATTAGCTCTTAGAGAAACTGATAGCCTTAGTGCTTTTATCAGTTATGATAGAGATGCTATGGAATTCCCTTTAGAGAGAATTTCTCGTTTTGCAATTGCTAAACTTAATGAGAATAACAACCTACTTGATATTTTAGAGAAACCATCTGCTGATGTCTTAGAAGAATACAAAGACAGCGAAGGTAAATTAAGAGTGAGTATGAACGCTTTTAAATTTAAAGGTAACCTTTTATATCCCTATCTTAAAAATTGTCCTGTACATCCTGAAAGAGACGAGAAGGAATTACCAACAGTGCTTTTGAACTCTTTAATAGATCATCCAAATTCTGCTTTAGGAATCCCTTTTTCTGAACATGTACCTGATTTAACAGCCAAAGAGGATATAGCAGAAGTAAAAGAATACTTAAAAAAACACTACCCTACATTAGATTGGGAAAACTAA
- the nagB gene encoding glucosamine-6-phosphate deaminase, producing MLKSNIDKATDFEKRFENIDTLVFENSTEASKAVAQQIATVIKAKQEKNESCILGLATGSSPKGLYAELVRLHKEEGLSFKNVITFNLDEYYPMEPDSINSYVRFMKELLFDHVDILPENYNIPDGTLTKEAIAEYCATYEEKIESLGGIDLQILGIGGNGHIGFNESGSLQHSKTRLVALDHITRVAASKDFSGLNNTPRTAITLGVKKIMEAKQVILMAWGEGKSNIVKASAEGPVTNQVPASFLQEHNNAVYVLDKEAASKLTRINRPWLVDKIEWTDKLTTKAVLGLALDLKKPILMLTDADYIENGMSDLLAEVGPAYDTNIKIFNNLQNTITGWPGGKPNADDSHRPERAEPARKRVLLFSPHPDDDIISMGGTFMRLQQQGHEVHVAYQTSGNIAVADDEALRFARFVCDYNEKFGIKSPEADAIFQKSIEFLKNKKNSEIDIPEVRYLKGLIRKGEARATSHFVGLTDDQIHFMELPFYETGTIEKKPIGAEDIQLTMDLIEKIKPHQIYAAGDLADPHGTHKVCLDAIFESVKNLKSKDFMKDCWVWLYRGAWQEWGIDEVEMAVPMSPDQVLEKRHGIFKHQSQKDGVVFQGSDAREFWQRAEDRNKETADMYNQLGLASYAAMEAFVRWHY from the coding sequence ATGTTAAAAAGTAATATAGATAAGGCTACTGATTTTGAAAAAAGATTCGAAAATATTGATACTCTAGTTTTCGAAAATTCAACTGAGGCATCGAAAGCAGTTGCGCAACAGATTGCAACAGTTATTAAGGCAAAACAAGAAAAGAATGAATCTTGTATTTTAGGACTAGCAACTGGATCGTCTCCAAAAGGTTTATATGCTGAATTAGTTCGTTTACACAAAGAAGAGGGATTAAGTTTTAAAAATGTAATCACATTCAATCTTGACGAATATTACCCAATGGAGCCAGATTCCATAAATAGCTACGTGCGATTTATGAAAGAATTGCTATTTGATCATGTTGACATCTTGCCTGAGAATTACAATATTCCGGACGGAACTTTAACAAAAGAAGCAATTGCAGAATATTGTGCTACTTATGAAGAAAAAATCGAATCTTTAGGCGGAATCGATTTACAGATTTTAGGAATTGGAGGAAACGGTCATATTGGTTTCAATGAATCTGGATCGTTACAACACTCTAAAACGAGATTAGTTGCTCTAGATCATATCACAAGAGTAGCGGCAAGTAAAGATTTTTCTGGTCTGAACAATACACCTAGAACGGCTATTACATTAGGAGTTAAAAAAATAATGGAAGCTAAACAAGTTATTTTAATGGCTTGGGGTGAAGGAAAATCCAATATTGTTAAAGCTTCTGCTGAAGGTCCTGTAACAAATCAAGTTCCCGCTTCATTCTTACAAGAGCACAACAACGCAGTTTATGTATTAGACAAAGAAGCAGCTTCTAAACTAACTAGAATCAATAGACCTTGGCTTGTTGATAAAATCGAGTGGACTGATAAACTAACAACAAAAGCCGTTTTAGGATTAGCTCTTGATCTTAAAAAGCCAATTTTAATGCTTACAGATGCTGATTATATTGAAAATGGAATGAGCGATTTACTTGCAGAAGTGGGTCCTGCTTATGATACTAATATTAAAATATTCAATAACTTACAAAATACTATTACTGGATGGCCAGGTGGAAAACCAAACGCTGATGACTCACATAGACCAGAGCGTGCGGAACCAGCAAGAAAAAGAGTCCTACTTTTTAGTCCTCATCCTGATGATGATATCATTAGTATGGGTGGAACTTTCATGCGTTTGCAACAACAAGGACATGAAGTTCACGTAGCCTATCAAACATCAGGAAACATCGCTGTTGCTGATGACGAAGCGCTTCGTTTTGCGCGATTTGTATGTGACTACAATGAAAAATTTGGAATAAAAAGCCCAGAAGCTGACGCTATTTTCCAAAAATCGATTGAATTCCTAAAAAACAAAAAGAATAGTGAAATAGATATTCCGGAGGTTAGGTATTTGAAAGGTTTAATTAGAAAAGGAGAAGCACGTGCAACGAGTCACTTTGTAGGTTTAACTGATGATCAAATCCACTTTATGGAACTACCGTTCTATGAAACAGGAACTATCGAGAAAAAACCTATCGGAGCTGAAGATATTCAGTTGACGATGGATCTTATTGAAAAAATCAAACCACATCAAATATATGCTGCAGGAGATTTAGCAGATCCACACGGAACACACAAAGTTTGTCTTGATGCTATTTTCGAATCAGTGAAAAATCTTAAATCGAAAGATTTTATGAAAGATTGCTGGGTTTGGTTGTACAGAGGAGCGTGGCAAGAATGGGGAATTGACGAGGTTGAAATGGCTGTCCCTATGAGCCCTGATCAAGTATTAGAAAAAAGACACGGAATCTTCAAACACCAATCTCAAAAAGATGGTGTCGTATTCCAAGGATCTGATGCAAGAGAATTTTGGCAAAGAGCCGAAGATCGAAATAAAGAAACAGCTGATATGTACAATCAATTAGGATTAGCAAGTTATGCAGCCATGGAAGCCTTTGTTAGATGGCATTACTAA
- a CDS encoding LacI family DNA-binding transcriptional regulator, whose amino-acid sequence MNKKYTIKDIAKLAGVSKGTVDRVLHNRGKVSPIALEKVNEVLKVIDYEPNLIARNLKNNKNYHICVLLPDPEFDPYWLPCVQGIENAIKEYKGYNLSVKTFYFNPEKKKSFIKASEIVLELAPHAVLLAPLFYKETIDAIEKFNSSNIMVSTFNSQVESSFVKSFVGQDLYKSGRVAAKLLDTIIDKGQIVVVHIDETFKNAVHMQQKEKGFRKYFEDKENSEFSIITLNLKNPTIEINFKKFLNENPDVSGVFVTTSKTYQIAKIISEQKNKNISIIGYDLIEENRSYLNQGTIDFIIHQNEKQQTYLGITSIVEHFLFGKEIPEKILLSIDIINTENADFYSA is encoded by the coding sequence ATGAATAAGAAATATACCATTAAAGATATTGCTAAATTAGCTGGTGTTTCCAAGGGGACAGTTGATAGAGTTTTGCATAACAGAGGAAAAGTGTCGCCAATTGCTCTTGAAAAAGTTAATGAAGTTTTAAAGGTAATAGACTATGAGCCAAATCTTATTGCTAGGAATTTAAAGAATAATAAAAATTATCATATTTGTGTACTGCTCCCTGATCCGGAATTTGATCCTTATTGGCTTCCATGTGTGCAGGGTATTGAGAATGCAATTAAGGAATATAAAGGGTATAATTTATCAGTAAAAACTTTTTATTTCAATCCCGAAAAAAAGAAGTCCTTTATAAAAGCGAGTGAAATAGTACTTGAATTAGCTCCTCATGCAGTATTACTAGCTCCTTTATTTTATAAAGAAACCATAGATGCTATTGAGAAATTCAATTCTTCAAATATTATGGTTAGTACTTTTAACAGCCAAGTAGAATCCAGTTTTGTAAAAAGCTTTGTTGGTCAAGATTTGTATAAAAGTGGGCGAGTAGCTGCAAAATTATTAGACACAATTATTGATAAAGGTCAAATTGTTGTTGTTCATATTGATGAAACTTTCAAAAATGCTGTGCACATGCAGCAAAAGGAAAAAGGGTTTAGAAAGTATTTTGAAGATAAAGAAAACTCTGAGTTCAGCATCATAACACTCAACTTAAAAAACCCTACTATTGAAATTAATTTCAAAAAATTCCTAAATGAAAATCCTGATGTTTCAGGGGTTTTTGTTACTACTTCTAAAACGTATCAAATAGCCAAAATAATCAGTGAGCAAAAAAATAAAAACATCAGTATTATTGGTTATGATTTAATTGAAGAAAACAGAAGTTATTTAAACCAAGGCACTATTGATTTTATAATACATCAAAACGAAAAGCAACAAACTTATTTAGGAATTACTTCAATAGTTGAGCATTTCCTGTTTGGAAAAGAAATTCCAGAAAAGATTCTTTTATCCATTGATATTATTAATACTGAAAATGCCGATTTTTATAGTGCATAG